AGTCTCTGCTTACTCCAAGAAATCCCTGATAGCTGCTCTggtaaaagaaaagtaaagtcCATTTAGACTAGACCAACATCTTCCTCGTTCCCCTCTCATGAGATTCAGTCCAGTTTCTGCACTTTCATATGTCCATTTCTTGCACAGTCTCCATCTCTGTGACCTTCTCTGCTTGGTTCCCCATTGCCTTTGATCTAGGGCAGTAACTGGgtcaaaacatcatcatcatcttttcatGCACTTTGCAGTACAGTCCAAAATCCTTCTCAGTGTCCATCAGTCTGTCCACTCCACCTACACCGGACCCAGTCCACACTTGACCCTTTGAACTTGAACCCTTCCCCAGGGTAATCCAGAACCAACGTGCTGACCCAGAATGCACCAAGACATCGTGCTCTTGCAGCGGGTTGCAGCCACAGCCTCTTAATCCATGACATGTGAGGCTGAAAGGCTTTGACACCCCCCCAAGCTGAAGCTCAGCTCCTTGACTTtcttttcatcatcttcatcatcatcatgtgaagCATAGTTGCAGTGGAATGTCACTTCAGCGCTCTGGAAGTGTGATGGTAGGCACCCAGTCGTACACACTGCGGCTCTCCTCACAGAACAGACTCAGTTTGTCCAGAGCAGGGTCTTTCCATGGGTTTGCACTGGGactctgtatttaaaaaaaaagaataagacaTTTAGACTCAAAACACCTGCTACAGATATAGAATGTGCAAACATTGCAGTAGCGTGTGCAGAAAATTCAGACAGGGTGGTGATGCATGCATGATTCACTGGCTGAGTGGGTGCACCCGGGAACATACCGTGACAAGAATGCAGTGCGCGTCCTTGGGCTCGCCGGTTTCGTCTGCACCCACGAGGTCAGCCAGGCGCTCTATGTCATTGACTCGCACCACGTTGATGTCGTTGTCGAAGCAGAAAGCTTGGATGAGAGTGAAATGGATCTGAAGAGCGATGTCACACTCGTACTCCTCATCGGTGGCGAGGACGCAGAACGCCACGCTGTCTGGGTCACTGTGGGAAAGACAAGAAAGGTGGTCAGAACATGTTCTCTCATGCTGATGcgtaaaaaaaagatatatatatatatattttaaaagccAATAAAACGGTTAACAAATAGCAATACTTACACATTCATGACTTTGGCAGATTCATAAACTCCAACTGTCAGGTAGTCCTGCTTCTTAGCAGCGACCAGCAGCTCTTCCAGGGCTGCGCCTGCACTTTGCACCCTtgacaaagaaagaacacacaTCATCAGTACACCGATCACATTTTGATGAAACAGTtacaaagcagaaagaaaacaagcttCAATACTGTTGAATCCGTGCGTAAAATATTTACCTATCAGTGTTTTCCATTGTGTTCTCTTGTCCGCGGATCTCTTCCAGAGTCATAGTTATAATCCAAGCGCGATCGGTGATTTTGCAGTGAACGGaaaaaggctgtgtgtgtctctctcagtgTACTCTCTTGCGTTATTCTGAGCTCAGAACAGGCTGTGGGTGGATTTATAGCAGGCTCAGCGTAGTTTCTCGGCAAGGGGCGGTCTTTTCCGCTCCTGCATCCTACCATTGGCTCAGAGCAGCCGGGGTGAGGAAAGCAAAAGTCCCCGGGCAGTTACGCAGAGCATGTTGACAACCCCACGTGGGGCGCGATTACAACCTTTCAagaaatcccccccccccctcctgccGCCCACCATCAATTCCTCCTTACTTTGTCAACATCCAACATCACCACAgtgaacaaaaactaaaagtcCTGTTTACGATGGACTTTTTTCagagtgacacagacacagacagacacaacaaagcCTGAACATCACACAGTACAGAATATTCTGTCTGACATGTTTATGACCTGGATTTATAATGTATACATATAAATCACGTGTATTATGTGTACGTGCTATTTCTTTTGAATAAACATGATTACCACACGTGTTATTTAACTCTGCCATCGTGATGCTTGTTGGTTATATAAATGTTATGCACCTATAGTTTCCCTATGACCAAGAGGGGAATGGCAGGTCTATGTCAGACCATCCTACAGGTGACAGTGTAATTGAATACGCAGATCCGTTAAAGGAAAACCTTTCCTGTGGGGGGGAACAGCAGTGGAACCGGTAATGAAATGAATCTTTTTCCATGGTTAATTCTGGAACAATCTGAAGAACTGGACTTCCCCAGCGTTGGGGAATCACTTGCTGTGTTATATATAGCCCATCCAAACTTTCCCTGTGGTCTAGCCTTTTTC
This genomic stretch from Larimichthys crocea isolate SSNF chromosome III, L_crocea_2.0, whole genome shotgun sequence harbors:
- the gadd45ga gene encoding growth arrest and DNA-damage-inducible, gamma a, with the translated sequence MTLEEIRGQENTMENTDRVQSAGAALEELLVAAKKQDYLTVGVYESAKVMNVDPDSVAFCVLATDEEYECDIALQIHFTLIQAFCFDNDINVVRVNDIERLADLVGADETGEPKDAHCILVTSPSANPWKDPALDKLSLFCEESRSVYDWVPTITLPER